One genomic window of Triticum urartu cultivar G1812 unplaced genomic scaffold, Tu2.1 TuUngrouped_contig_4706, whole genome shotgun sequence includes the following:
- the LOC125528205 gene encoding RRP15-like protein (The sequence of the model RefSeq protein was modified relative to this genomic sequence to represent the inferred CDS: added 37 bases not found in genome assembly) — protein sequence MADSPAQPAPAAAAAAAAENPHKRKNKGKGNPNKKNKKLKGPDDATRRRRKPSAKFLKLLEKRARDYNSDDDDDAEARPRRSQPRPPPKQRDAAPNGDDDLKEAPSSEEEASSSGGESDGERAVTMFQEGCRAFQAAFTKIMEKKLADNPLGPILSADKKLVAAKLAEEADEHKSKGEARKEKRIAAQKGHKIPENAIDNKEKMLIKVATQGVVRLFNEVSKRQTRKGLNPSRSKDVKSLAKHSVPSNEGQQGQGSSKFSKNIGKGEDEPGWAPLRDTYMLGSKLKDWDKAQDSDVAKPSEVPLDNFSDDE from the exons ccgccgccgccgccgccgagaaCCCCCACAAGCGCAAGAACAAGGGGAAGGGCAACCCCAACAAGAAGAACAAGAAGCTGAAGGGCCCCGACgacgccacccgccgccgccgcaagccgaGCGCCAAGTTCCTCAAGCTGCTCGAGAAGCGCGCCCGCGACTACAActccgacgacgacgacgatgccGAAGCCCGACCACGAAGGTCGCAGCCACGGCCGCCGCCGAAGCAACGTGATGCTGCTCCCAATGGCGACGACGACCTCAAAGAGGCCCcctcgtccgaggaggaggccTCCAGCTCCGGCGGGGAATCCGACGGGGAAAGGGCGGTCACCATGTTCCAGGAAGGCTGCAGGGCTTTCCAGGCCGCCTTCACCAAGATCATGGAGAAGAAGCTCGCCGACAACCCATTG GGTCCGATTCTGTCAGCGGACAAGAAATTGGTCGCCGCCAAGTTGGCCGAGGAGGCGGACGAGCACAAGTCCAAGGGAGAGGCCCGCAAGGAGAAGCGCATT GCTGCGCAGAAGGGTCATAAAATACCCGAGAATGCTATTGACAACAAAGAAAAGATGCTTATCAAGGTTGCAACCCAAGGAG TTGTCAGGTTGTTCAATGAG GTGAGCAAGCGACAGACTAGGAAAGGTTTGAATCCATCAAGAAGTAAAGATGTCAAAT CTTTGGCAAAACACTCTGTACCATCTAACGAAGGACAACAAGGCCAGGGATCTTCCAAGTTCTCAAAG AATATTGGCAAAGGTGAAGATGAGCCAGGGTGGGCCCCTCTACGTGACACATACATGCTTGGTTCCAAATTGAAGGACTGGGATAAAGCACAG GATTCTGATGTGGCTAAACCGAGCGAGGTCCCTTTGGACAACTTTTCTGATGATGAATAG